The Ranitomeya variabilis isolate aRanVar5 chromosome 7, aRanVar5.hap1, whole genome shotgun sequence DNA window ccagcatatggtctcacaaggggtcagaggatctcatctcggtacctaatggcagtcaggctacctctggtgagcacatggagggctgtgcggctctccaaagaaatgccaccccacaccattactgacccactgccaaagcggtcatgctgaaggatgttgcaggcagatcgctctccacgacctagacatgcttggtgtctatgaactgataatgacctggagaatcataatggcaggtcagttttagcatttagtgaagctagtaaaaaacaagtgttggcactttttttgcaatttcaccgcacttggaattttttttcccattttctagtacaccacatggtaaaaccaatggtgtcgttcaaaagtacaactcgtcacgcaaaaaaaaaaaaaagccctcacacggccatattgacgaataaataaaaaagttatgactctgggaagaagagcgaaaaatgaaaacttaaaaccgaaaaaaagctctgggggttaatgtacactctgcacctgagcaatcgtgggagaagagccttagtgagagaggtaaagaagaaccccaagatcactgtggctgagctccagagatgcagtagggagatgggagaaagttccacaaagtcaactatcactgcagccctccaccagtcgggcctttatggcagagtggcccgacggaagcctctcctcagtgcaagacatatgaaagccgcataaagtttgataaaaaacacatgaaggactcccagactatgagaaataagattctcttctctgatgagatgaagatagacctttttggtgataactctaagcgatatgtgtggagaaaaccaggcactgctcatcacctgcccaatacaatcccaacagtgaaacatggtggaggcagcatcatgctatgggggtgtttttcaactgcagggacaggatgactggttgccattgaaggaaacatgaatgtggccaagtacagagatatcctggatgaaaacctcttccagagtgctctggacctcagacgtggctgaaggttcacctcccaacaagacaatgaccctaagcacacagctaaaatagcaaaggagcagcttcagaacaactgtgaccattcctgaccggcccagccagagccctgacctaaacccaactgagcatctctggagagacctgaaaatggcgtccactaacgttcacatccaacctgacggaactggagaggatctgcaaggaagaatggccaaggatccccaaatccaggggtgaaaaacttgttgtatcattcccaagacgactcatggccgtactagctcaaaaggggcttctactcaatactgagcaaaggggctgaagacttatgaccatgggatatttcagagattcttttttaataaatttgcaaacatttctacatttgtgtttttcagtcaagatggggtgcagagtgtacattaatgagaaaaaatgatgtttttttgaatttaccaaatggctgcaatgaaagtatGAAACATTTAGGAGGGGTCCGAATACTTCCTGTACCCACTGTGTGtgcttgtatgtgtgtatataataatCTCAtgcatagaagaaaagccggcatttCAGCAGCCGTGTACAGTAAAACCACAGCAGGAGCAGAcacaagagatggattacatacagtaaatacacatagaatagatgtatagATATCTGTAACATATACAATTTGTACAGTGTAGctaactgtacatgtatttaattaaaagtttatttttctaaaaaaaaaaaaaatggcgtgggctcccgcgtaattatcGTAACCAGCACTTCAGAAATAACAcatcttaggccaggttcacattgcgttaaagcagcccgttcaatgcatagcgttaacgctatagcatacacgccatcgcgttatgctataccactagcgcagatgattcatctgtgctagcggtgacggagcctcagacgctgcagcccgcgtccgaggctccgtcactgaatgacggcacatcgctagcgcatgccgattggcatgcgttggcgatgcgcccgttaataggggttaatggcagcgttaacggactgcgttacaccgcgttatgccacggtgtaacgaagtccgtctaacagactgcattaacgcaatgtgaacctagccttagagatgtaccttttctggggcgggTGAGAGCTGATGGTTTATAGCCTGGGGTGGGGGCAGTATCCCTGATCCcttcctaggctactaatatcagctgtctacatagcctttgcTGGATCTTAATTATAGGGGGCTCTAACCctaagggtcccccattttaatatgccagtaaaggttaagtatacagctgtgagcgtgagctgatattaatagcctgggaagctccatgggtattacaaccttcccaggctataaacatctgcccccagccgtcgcctttccctctgctggctaaaaaaaattatgtggtagCTCGCGCCATTTTttactgaaaaataatcttttaataattccatgtacagtaagctgcactgtACTAACTGTATGTCAGACATCTACATATCTGTTCTATTTCtagttactgtatgtaatccatctcttctgtccTGTCGGCTCCtgggtcactgacatctatatatctatattataACCTGTCattctgtgaatttactgtacatgGCACATAAATTGCCGGCTTTCATTCTGTTTTGAAGAatctttcctttgaaaatgatatgtaaatgacagagaatttctGTGTAAAAGCTTATaatcgcattgcagtcggataTAAATCTGATGCTAGGTGTGaagaatcggattgtactcgcattacactcggaccgattttaaaatcgctagctagtgtgactgcagcctaagagTCATAATACTAAGGTCGTGTTATTTAAATGCTGCTAAAAAAATGACCGACTATTGGGTAATTAATCCAAAAGCTAAGCAAGCAAACACATGCTCCCAAGGCTGACTGAATGCTCAATTGTGCACCGAGCGCGCGCCGGAGATTGCTCCCTATAAGGCGCTATAACTTTAATTTTGCAAATCGAACTAAATTGTTTGGCATATTGTATCCACACTAAATATATGAAGAAATCTATTTTTCTGATCTGCTAGACTAGAAGATGACCTTAAGATGAAAAATACCTGAAATTAATATTACATGCTGTGTAATGTTGGGCAGAGAGGGCAGTAAAGGGGACAATCGCTGAACTCTTCTGTCTTTCTCTGAGGTTGGTGTTTTCAGCTTCTCGAAGGTGACACTGGGGATTTCGTTGCTTGTAGGTGCGGAGTCGTGAGGACGGATGTGTGTATGCAGTGAAGCGCTCCGTTTCACCTTTCCGCGGTGAGTCTGACCGTCTCCGCAAGCTACAGGAGGTGAGAAAACATGAACGTGTCGGAAAGCACCCAAACTGCCTGCACTTTGTCCGGGCCTGGGAGGAGAAGCGGATGCTCTACCTGCAGACAGAGCTGTGTGTCTGCAGCCTGCAGCAGCACTCTGAGAACTTGGGCGAGCCGCTACCACCACAGCAGACCTGGGCTATAACCTGTGACCTCCTCCGAGGTCTCAAGCATCTGCATGAccgtaacctgctgcacctggacaTCAAGCCAGCCAACGTTTTCATCTCTTATTCTGGAGTCTACAAGCTCGGGGACTTTGGTCTGATGGTGGAACTGGATGGAGCAGAAGGGAGTGCAGAGGCCCAGGAGGGAGACCCCCGTTATATGGCTCCAGAGCTTCTGGATGGGGTGTTTACAAAGGCAGCCGATGTTTTCAGGTGAGTGCTCCTCTTCTATCTGTAGTGTGCCCCCTGTTGTTTCTTGGGCTCCTAATGTACCATTCCTTGTATCTCAGTCTGGGGATGACATTGTTAGAAGTGGCTTGTAACATGGAGCTCCCGAAGGGTGGCGATGGCTGGCAGCAGCTACGTCAGGGGCACCTTCCAACAGAGTTCACATCAGGTGAGTGCTGTCCTCCTGTCTGTCCACTGTTGGCCCCTATTGGAATGTGGACATCAGGGCCCTATATTACCTGTTTTCTGACTCCTTCATTCTTTTATCTAATCTAGAGCTGCCCCCAGATTTCCTAAAAGTGCTGTGTGGGATGCTGGACCCAGACTATCGGTGCCGGGCTACTGTAGACTGGCTGCTCTGTCTTCCAGCCATCCATAAGGCAGAGAGGTGGCGGAGGGTGGCCCTGGTGACTAGGGGAGCCTTCACTAAGCTGTGGGCTGTATtccaggtgaggggtgctgcagtccTATATAGCGTTGTCAGCCGCCTGCTGTATGATGACTGGTCAGGACTTGAAATGCTCTCCTGTGCACCACACCTGTAAGATCTGTTCTCAATTCTCAGTTCTTATTTTGGCTGCTGACCGTGGTGTTCAATGCCTTGAGGCGTCCAGTGATGCTGCTTTTACTCCAGGATTCGGGCGCCACCACTCTGGACTCTCCACCTTCTTCTCCATCCCAAAACCGTTGCTTGGAAAGCAGCTTCTCCAGCGACTGGGAGGATGAAAGTCTTGGAGATGACGTCTTCGAAGTGCCGCCAAGTCCTGTAAGCTACCCTAGAAATATCACCTACCACGGACAGGAGTTCCCCCTGAGGTAGGTGTGCTGCAGCGTCTAGCCCCGGCCCTGTGTCTCGCTGCCATCACTGCTGTAGATGAGTCAGTACAGCAGACTGATCCTACAGCACTTCACGCTCTGTGCATGAGTCGTCCTGTAATTATCCGTTATTTCTTGTTTGGGTAGCAGACATTCTCCAGACTTGTTGTCGCGGCCGTCTCTGGGTAGCACCTCCACTCCCCGCAATCTATCTCCGGATTATAACCTGCGGCAGAGGTAAGTGACTCACCATCTCTGAAGTGGCGGGGAAGGGGGATTCATAGATGACCCTAAGGACCCACAGTGGTTTCATGGGAGTCTGCAGTCTTAGAAATGGCCGTGTGCTCCTAAAGGGCAGGAAAGCACCTTAATACTGTAATCTCAGCCCAAACTCCTGGGCAGTTAAGAAAGGTGCTCCACGTATGTGAAGCTACTGATTAGAGGAAGTGTGGCCGCACACGGCACTGTGCAAAACTTATAGCCAGGGCTGATAAATGCTGCCGAGTCAGAAGCTTCACACACAGAAGGGGCAAGAGATTATCAATTGCCAAAATGCAAAgaatgaagaaaagagaaatgTAAGTTCCCTCAGTATCTGGTGTCCTCCCGTCACCGGTATAAAAGCTGGGGGAAGATGAATTTCACCTTCCAGCATGACTTATGAACCTAGGCCACCTCTGAATCGCCTGAAGAATATGGCCATTCCTGAAGGGCAAGCCAGAGCCTCAACCCAAGGGACATTCTGTGTGACCTGAAGGAGGCGCTGTACACAGCAAATGCCCCCGTAATCTGACAGATGAGCCGGCAAAGATGGCCAATTCTAGCTGTGCTGCTCTGATAGACTGCAACCCAAAAGACTGAACGCTGCCAGAAATTCAGAGGACTGCACAAAAGTATTAAATAGAACCTTTAACTAGTTTTATGACTTATGAACCCTGCCCATTACCATTTAAAATCCTGTAAATGGGGTTCCTACAGCCCCTATGTAGCCTCATAGTTACCCCTATATGCTTCAGAACGTGTTATAGCAATGTCTCGCTCTGCATGTAAATTGTTGTGTGGTCCCGTCCAACGGTGAATCCTGATTTTGCACAGTGCCGCTCCGGTCTCTTCAAAAGCCTCCTCTTCTATCTGGATGGAAGTGGATCACGTCTACATCATCCCCACAATGCAGGATGTCTCGCTCCTGCACAGTAATCGGAGCCCTGCGCAGGCGCCTACTAAACAGCCAGGGAGCTAGTGCTGTACAAGTGAAGCCTGCGCATGCACAATATCGAGCAAAGTGTGGATGAAGTAAAGACGTCCTCTATTTCCATCCAGATAGACAAGGCCTCATCTTAAAGGACCGGGACGTGGCTGATCACAATCTGCATTTGCCCATTTGACCCGATCACACAATTGACAGTGGTGTGAAAGTGTtcaccccttcctgatttccttttctttctttttttttgcatgtttgtcacacttgtttccgatcaccaaacaaatataAATGTTAGACAAATAACACAAGTAattacaaaatgcagtttataaaagaAGATTTTTTATTACAGGAAAGAGAAATCCAAATCTAAAGGGCCCTGTGTGAGAAAGTGATTGCCTTCCCCTGCACCTTTAAAACAttgaggctaagtgcacacatcgtagaattgccgtggaaatttctgcggcaattctgcaactcctgccacgggtatatcgcatgcggaattggcatgcatattcctagtgttttgcaagcataattagcttggagaatgctagcgttttccaagcgatctgtagtatcgcttggaaaactgacagattggtcacacttgtcaaacatagtgtttgacaagtgtgaccaactttttactatagatgctgcctatgcagcatcaatagtaaaaagatataatgttaaaaataataataataaaaaaaaaaaaatgtttattctcaccttccgaaggcccccgatctcctcagcggtgcacgcggcggcttccgtttccatggatgctttgtgtgcaggacctgcgatgtcacttgaccgtgacgtcatcgcaggtccttcatgcAAAGCGTCCATGGAAacagaagcggccgcgtgcaccgctgagaggcgggaggactccgggggccatcagaaggtgagtatatcactattttttattttaattcttttttttttttttaccaattatatggtgcccagtccgtggaggaaagtctcctctccgccaccctgggtaccaaccgcacataatccgcttactgataataataataatttttatttatatagcgccaacatattccgcagcgctttacaagttatagaggggacttgtacacacaatagacattacagcataacagaaatcatagttcaaaacagataccagaaggagtgagggccctgctcgcaagcttacaaactatgaggaaaaggggagacacgagaggtggatggtaacaattgctttcgttatttggaccagccatagtgtaaggctcgggtgttcatgtaaagctgcatgaaccagttaactgcctaagtatgtagcagtacagacacagaggctattaactgcataaagtgtatgagaacatgatgagaggaacctgattgtttttgttttttttttgtttttttttcatgataggccacacagggatagttaggttaatgcattgaggcggtaggccagtctgaacaaatgagttttgagggcatgcttaaaactgtggggattggggattaatcgtattaacctgggtagtgcattccaaagaattggcgctgcacgtgtaaagtcttggagacgggagtgggaggttctgattattgaggatgctaacctgaggtcattagcggagcggagggcacgggtagggtggtagactgagaccagagaggagatgtagggtggtgctgagccatggagtgctttgtggatgagggtagtagttttgtactggattctggagtggatgggtagccagtgtaatgactggcacaaggtagaggcatcggtgtaacggttggtgaggaatatgatcctggctgcagcattcaggacagattggagcggggagagtttggtaagagggaggccaattagtagagtgttacaatagtccagacgagaatgaataagtgagacagtaagagtttttgcagagtcgaaagtaagaaaagggcgaattctagaaatttttttgagatgcagataagaagagtgagccagtgatcggatatggggggtgaatgaaagctcggaatcaaggatgaccccaaggcagcgggcatgttgctttggagtaatggtggaaccgcacacggagatggcaatgtcaggcaaaggtaggttagtagagggagagaacacgaggagttcagtttttgacaggttcagtttcagatagagggaggacatgatgttagagacagcggtaagacaatcactggtgttttctaaaaaggtcggcgtgataacaggagaagtgtataattgggtgtcgtcaggatagagatggtactggaaactaaatctgattgtttgtccaataggggcagtatacaaagagaagaggagggggcctaggactgatcattgaggaaccccaacagtaaggggaaggtgaggggaggaggaaccagcaaaacatacagtgaaggatcggtcagagagataggaggagaaccaagagagaacggtgtccttgatgccgatggagcggagcatagtgaggaggagctgatgatccacagtgtcgaatgctgcggagagatccaagagaattagcatggagcagtgaccattagatttagctcttagtaggtcattagagactttagtgaggacagtttcagtagagtgtaaagagcggaaaccagattgaagagggtcaataagagcgttatctgagagatggcgggtaagacaggagtggagcaggtgttcgaggagtttagagatgaagagaagattagagacaggtctataattagcggcgcaattttggtcgagggagggttttttaagtaatggatgtatgatggcatgcctaaatgaggagggaaaaataccggaagtgagggaaaggttgaatatttttgttaggtgagaggtcacagccggggaaagggactggaggagatgtgacgtaatggggtcactggtgcaagtggtcgggcgagaagatgcaaggagcctgattacttcttcttctgtaaccggttcaaagtcagagagtgaactagatgcagtgggggagggaggacagtgcatggtatgaagagattgggagatgatttcctgtcgaatgtggtcagttttttctttgaagtaattggccagatcgtcagcgcggagatctgtggttggggcctgctctcttgggttgagtagggactggaaagtgtcagagatgtttagggttatttgacagtgaggtgatgagggtgttgaaataggtttgtttggagaggtgaagggcagagttgtatgtttttagcatgaacttataatggatgaaatcttcgggtagattagattttctccacagacgttcggcgcacctgcagcaccgctgcaggaaacgtgtttgcagcgtgtgccacggttgtcgccgtctgtgccgagttctatatataggaggtgcagcttcatccagggcactttgcagggtttcattgtaatgcttcagagcagaatcaggacatgagatggaggagattggggccaatgaggactgcaagttcttcataagtttctgggtgttaatggcctgtatgtttctatacgtgtggaaagtgggggtgacctgagcgggatggcagttcttgatagagaatgaaagaaggttgtggtcagagagcgtgagaggggagtttgtgaaatcatccactgagcaaagccgggagaagaccaagtcaagggagtttccgtcttcatgcgttggagagttagtatgctgcaagaggccgaaagaggaggttagagataaaaggtgagaagcagatggggagaggggagaagcaatggggatgttgaaatcacccatgatgagggtgggggtgtcacaggagagaaagtgtggaagccaggtggcaaagtgatccaggaactgatgagaggggccaggaggac harbors:
- the PKMYT1 gene encoding membrane-associated tyrosine- and threonine-specific cdc2-inhibitory kinase isoform X1, yielding MPVPKEMDDARITRTPIPVPSHFSQAEQSFSHKKRGRALCYTLPPRPPVKSIPPVSRLFPNKQRSWSQPRPQSVSFRSPQHKQPVSRLYDHSKEETFFRQCFQTLCKLGRGSFGEVYKVRSREDGCVYAVKRSVSPFRGESDRLRKLQEVRKHERVGKHPNCLHFVRAWEEKRMLYLQTELCVCSLQQHSENLGEPLPPQQTWAITCDLLRGLKHLHDRNLLHLDIKPANVFISYSGVYKLGDFGLMVELDGAEGSAEAQEGDPRYMAPELLDGVFTKAADVFSLGMTLLEVACNMELPKGGDGWQQLRQGHLPTEFTSELPPDFLKVLCGMLDPDYRCRATVDWLLCLPAIHKAERWRRVALVTRGAFTKLWAVFQFLFWLLTVVFNALRRPVMLLLLQDSGATTLDSPPSSPSQNRCLESSFSSDWEDESLGDDVFEVPPSPVSYPRNITYHGQEFPLSRHSPDLLSRPSLGSTSTPRNLSPDYNLRQRSSLPLTPNVSRISQDSPCSGKSVSQDSSGRSSGFVDAEAPRPSFLPRNLLSMFDEASEQ
- the PKMYT1 gene encoding membrane-associated tyrosine- and threonine-specific cdc2-inhibitory kinase isoform X3, with the translated sequence MPVPKEMDDARITRTPIPVPSHFSQAEQSFSHKKRGRALCYTLPPRPPVKSIPPVSRLFPNKQRSWSQPRPQSVSFRSPQHKQPVSRLYDHSKEETFFRQCFQTLCKLGRGSFGEVYKVRSREDGCVYAVKRSVSPFRGESDRLRKLQEVRKHERVGKHPNCLHFVRAWEEKRMLYLQTELCVCSLQQHSENLGEPLPPQQTWAITCDLLRGLKHLHDRNLLHLDIKPANVFISYSGVYKLGDFGLMVELDGAEGSAEAQEGDPRYMAPELLDGVFTKAADVFSLGMTLLEVACNMELPKGGDGWQQLRQGHLPTEFTSELPPDFLKVLCGMLDPDYRCRATVDWLLCLPAIHKAERWRRVALVTRGAFTKLWAVFQFLFWLLTVVFNALRRPVMLLLLQDSGATTLDSPPSSPSQNRCLESSFSSDWEDESLGDDVFEVPPSPVSYPRNITYHGQEFPLSRHSPDLLSRPSLGSTSTPRNLSPDYNLRQRPPNLLHTYWFLTQLPRRFLRISPILWNSMPQHV
- the PKMYT1 gene encoding membrane-associated tyrosine- and threonine-specific cdc2-inhibitory kinase isoform X2, which encodes MPVPKEMDDARITRTPIPVPSHFSQAEQSFSHKKRGRALCYTLPPRPPVKSIPPVSRLFPNKQRSWSQPRPQSVSFRSPQHKQPVSRLYDHSKEETFFRQCFQTLCKLGRGSFGEVYKVRSREDGCVYAVKRSVSPFRGESDRLRKLQEVRKHERVGKHPNCLHFVRAWEEKRMLYLQTELCVCSLQQHSENLGEPLPPQQTWAITCDLLRGLKHLHDRNLLHLDIKPANVFISYSGVYKLGDFGLMVELDGAEGSAEAQEGDPRYMAPELLDGVFTKAADVFSLGMTLLEVACNMELPKGGDGWQQLRQGHLPTEFTSELPPDFLKVLCGMLDPDYRCRATVDWLLCLPAIHKAERWRRVALVTRGAFTKLWAVFQFLFWLLTVVFNALRRPVMLLLLQDSGATTLDSPPSSPSQNRCLESSFSSDWEDESLGDDVFEVPPSPVSYPRNITYHGQEFPLRHSPDLLSRPSLGSTSTPRNLSPDYNLRQRSSLPLTPNVSRISQDSPCSGKSVSQDSSGRSSGFVDAEAPRPSFLPRNLLSMFDEASEQ
- the PKMYT1 gene encoding membrane-associated tyrosine- and threonine-specific cdc2-inhibitory kinase isoform X4; its protein translation is MPVPKEMDDARITRTPIPVPSHFSQAEQSFSHKKRGRALCYTLPPRPPVKSIPPVSRLFPNKQRSWSQPRPQSVSFRSPQHKQPVSRLYDHSKEETFFRQCFQTLCKLGRGSFGEVYKVRSREDGCVYAVKRSVSPFRGESDRLRKLQEVRKHERVGKHPNCLHFVRAWEEKRMLYLQTELCVCSLQQHSENLGEPLPPQQTWAITCDLLRGLKHLHDRNLLHLDIKPANVFISYSGVYKLGDFGLMVELDGAEGSAEAQEGDPRYMAPELLDGVFTKAADVFSLGMTLLEVACNMELPKGGDGWQQLRQGHLPTEFTSELPPDFLKVLCGMLDPDYRCRATVDWLLCLPAIHKAERWRRVALVTRGAFTKLWAVFQFLFWLLTVVFNALRRPVMLLLLQDSGATTLDSPPSSPSQNRCLESSFSSDWEDESLGDDVFEVPPSPVSYPRNITYHGQEFPLRHSPDLLSRPSLGSTSTPRNLSPDYNLRQRPPNLLHTYWFLTQLPRRFLRISPILWNSMPQHV